The Streptomyces bacillaris sequence CGGCTGGGCCCTGCGGCCCTACCAGAAGCAGGCCGTGGAGGGGTTCTGGCACGGTGGGTCGGGGGTGGTCGTGCTCCCCTGCGGGGCGGGCAAGACCCTGGTCGGAGCCGGTGCCATGGCAGAGGCCAAGGCCACCACGCTCATCCTCGTCACCAACACCGTCTCCGCCCGCCAGTGGAAGCACGAGCTGGTGAAGCGGACCTCGCTCACCGAGGACGAGATCGGGGAGTACAGCGGGACGAAGAAGGAGATCCGGCCGGTCACCATCGCCACCTACCAGGTGCTGACCACGCGCAGGAAGGGCATCTACCCGCACCTGGAGCTGTTCGACTCCCGCGACTGGGGGCTCGTCGTCTACGACGAGGTCCATCTGCTGCCCGCCCCCGTCTTCAAGTTCACCGCCGACCTCCAGGCCCGGCGGCGGCTCGGGCTCACCGCCACCCTCGTACGGGAGGACGGGCGGGAGTCCGACGTCTTCTCGCTCATCGGGCCCAAGCGGTTCGACGCCCCGTGGAAGGAGATCGAGGCGCAGGGCTACATCGCGCCCGCCGACTGCGTGGAGGTACGGGTCAACCTCACCGACTCCGAACGGCTCGCGTACGCCACCGCCGAGGCGGAGGAGAAGTACCGGTTCTGCGCCACCACCGCCACCAAGCGGAAGGTGACCGAGGCGCTCGTACGGAAGCACCGGGGCGAGCAGACCCTCGTCATCGGGCAGTACATCGACCAGCTCGACGAGCTGGGGGAACACCTGGACGCCCCCGTCATCAAGGGCGAGACCAGCAACGCCCAGCGCGAGAAGCTCTTCGACGCGTTCCGGAACGGGGAGATCAGCGTCCTCGTCGTCTCCAAGGTCGCCAACTTCTCCATCGACCTGCCGGAGGCGACCGTCGCCATCCAGGTCTCCGGGACCTTCGGGTCGCGCCAGGAGGAGGCCCAGCGGCTGGGGCGGGTGCTGCGGCCGAAGGCCGACGGGCACGAGGCGCGGTTCTACTCGGTCGTCGCCCGCGACACCATCGACCAGGACTTCGCGGCGCACCGCCAGCGGTTCCTGGCCGAGCAGGGGTACGCGTACCGCATCGTCGACGCGGACGAGCTGCTGGCGGAGAGCTAGACAGAGCCGGACCTGGATACAGTCGGCCCATGTCCCCTCGCACCTCCGACGTCACCGCCGCTGCCGGCGTCGACGTCACCGGCGTTCGGCACCGCGTACGTGAAGATCGTCGACGCCGTGGGGGACGTACCGGCGGCGGCCGGAGCGGTCGTCTCGTACGCGGGTGAGCAGGGGCTCGTCCAGGTCACCTGGGAGGGCTGGACGGTGAGCGCCGAGGACGCGGTGGCCTCCGGGTTCGCTCCGCTGCGGCCTCCCCTCACGCGGGAGGGGCCGGGAGCGGGCGGGCCCGGGGCCGGGTATGTGCGGTGGCTGGTCGCGGAGGACGTGGCCGAGCCCGCGTACTACCGGCAGAGCACCAGCTTCACCTGCGCGGCCGTCACGGCCCTGGTCGCCCGGGCCCAAGCGGGCGCGGAGCGCTGGGAATCCCTCGACCGTGCGGCGGAGCTGACGCTCTGGCGGGACGCGACCAACTTCCCCGCGTGCGAGCGGCGGCGGGAGAGAGCTGGGTGGACGCCCATCTGCTGCCCGTGCCGGACGCGTCGCTCGACGCGATGTCCCTGCTCGGGGAGGACCGCGTGCGCGGCGCCGTACTCATCGGGCCCGGCTGAGGAACGGGAGGCCGGGGGGCGGGGGCCAGATCCGGAGAACCGGGGGCTGGTGGCAGGTGGCAGGTGGCAGGTGGCAGGTGGCAGGGTCGTAACGAAGGGCTTCGGGCCGGGGCGGAGGGTCAGCGGCCGCGGCGGACGACGCCCGCCTCCTCCGCGTACTCCCCCAGGACGACGACGCCGAAGGCCGCCGTCACGAAGACCTTGAGCGCGCGGACCGCGTCACCGACGCGGTGGGGTCGGTGGTGACCGGAGACCGCGGTCGCGCCGTGCGCGGGGCCGGTCCTGCGGGGGTTCAGGGTGGCTGTACTCATGCATCCATGGTGCTCCCGTCACCCGTTCGGACGCGTCGGCCCGCAGACGGAACCCGTACGCCGGGCTCGTAGCCCTCCGGTACCGCTCGGGCCGCACGCATCCCCTACGGGTATCCCTGGCCTCTCCCCCTCCGGGAGCACCGGAATCCGTTTCGCCCCGGCCCGGACCTGTGGCTACAATCGCCGGTCTGCCCGCCTCCCGCGCCGTGTCCACGGCCCCGGGAGCGCCGCCGACCGGACGGAAACCGGCCGACACCTACGCGATCGAACCTTCCGAGCGGACCGTCCTGCTCCGGCTCCCGCCGGCACCGACGAACGGTCCGCCGTCCTGCGTTGAAGAGCCGGAGGCAACACCGTGCCCGCGCACGTAGCAGAGAGCGATTCCACCCCCGATCCGACCGGAACCCCCGACTCCACGAGCATCACCAGCACCACCGGCACCACCCCCGATCCGAGCGGTCCCACGGACCCCACCGACCCCCTCGCCCACGAGCGCGCCCATCTCGCCGCGTCCCGGGCCGCCCTGCGGGCGATGCGCGAGGACGTCCAGGCGCTCGACATCAGCGATGTCACCGCGAACTGGGTCAACGCCGCCGTCCTCCAGTCCCAGATCGACGACCGCATCAAGGCGCTCGCCGATCTCTCCCACACCCCCCTGTTCTTCGGCCGCCTCGACTATCTGCACGCCGTCGGCGGCGAACTGGCCGAGGGCGCGGAGGGCGAGCGGTTCTACATCGGGCGCCGGCACGTCCACGACGCCGCCGGGGACCCGATGGTCATCGACTGGCGCGCACCGGTCTCCCAGCCGTACTACCAGGCGTCCCCGAAGGACCCCCAGGACGTCGGGCTCCGCCGCCGCTTCGGGTACACCGCCGGCGAGCTGACCGCGTACGAGGACGAGCACCTCACCGACCCCGCCGAGATCGCGCACACCAGCCGGCTCCTCCAGGCGGAGATCGAGCGGCCCCGTGTCGGCCCGATGCGCGACATCGTCGCCACCATCCAGCCCGAGCAGGACGAGATCGTCCGCAGCGGCCTCGGCGGGACCGTCTGCGTGCAGGGCGGCCCCGGCACCGGGAAGACCGCCGTCGGCCTGCACCGGGTGGCCTTCCTGCTGTACGCGCACCGCGAGCGGCTGGCCCGTACCGGCACGCTCGTCATCGGGCCGAACCGGTCCTTCCTCCACTACATCGAGCAGGTCCTGCCCGCCCTCGGTGAGCTGGAGGTCAAGCAGGCCACGGTCGACGACCTGGTGACGGCGGGGGTGGAGGTGCGCGGCACGGACGACGCGGCCGCCGCCGTCGTCAAGGGCGACGCCCGCATGGCCGAGGTGCTGCGCCGGGCGATCCGCTCGCATGTGACCCGGCCGACCGAGCCCGTCGTGGTCGTGCGCGGGTCGCGGCGCTGGCGGGTGCCCGCGTACGAGATCGAGGAGATGGTCGACGAGCTGCTCGCCCGGGACATGCGGTACGGCTCCGCCCACGAGGCGCTGCCGCAGCGGATCGCGCACGCCGTTCTCGTACGGATGGAGGAGGCGGGCGAGGCGCCGGACGACCGGGTGCAGAACACCGTGGCCCGCAACCCGGCGGTGAAGGCGGCCGTCAAGGCGATCTGGCCCGCCGTCGACCCGGAGAAGCTGGTGCTGCGGCTGCTGGCCGACCCGGAGTTCCTGGCCGCCCACGCGGAGGGACTGCTCAGCGAGGACGAGCAGAAGCTGATCCTCTGGGCGAAGCCCGCCCGGAGCGTGCGGTCGGCCAGGTGGTCGGCGGCGGACGCGGTGCTCATCGACGAGGCCCGGGACCTGGTGGCCCGTACGCACTCGCTCGGTCATGTCGTGCTCGACGAGGCGCAGGACCTCTCCCCCATGCAGTACCGGGCGGTGGGGCGGCGCTGCTCGACCGGGTCGGCCACCGTACTCGGGGACCTCGCGCAGGGAACGACGCCGTGGTCCACGGAGAGCTGGGACGAGGCCCTGTTCCACCTGGGCAAGGCGGACGCGGTGGTGGAGGAGCTGACGGCGGGCTTCCGCGTGCCGCGCGAGGTGATCGCGTACGCCTCCCGGCTGCTGCCCGCGATCTCGCCGGGTCTCGCGGCGGTGGAGTCGGTGCGGGAGTCCCCGGGGTCCCTGGTCGTACGGGAGGTGCCGTCGGCCGAGGAGTTGGACGCGGGCGTCGTCGGCGCCTGCGAGGAGTCGCTGCGCCACGAGGGGTCCATCGGGCTGATCGCCGCCGACGCCCGGATCCCGGCGCTGGGCGCGGCGCTGGAGGCGGCGGGGCACGCGTACCTCTCGCCCGGCGAGGAGACGACCGCCGAGTCCCGGCTGACGCTGGTGCCCGCGTCGCTGGCGAAGGGGCTGGAGTACGACTACGTGGTGCTGGACGAGCCGGCGGCCGTGGTGGACGGCGAACCGGACGAGCGGACCGGGCTGCGGCGGCTGTACGTCGCGCTGACCCGTGCGGTGTCGGGGCTGACCGTGGTGCACGCGGCGGCGCTGCCGGAGGCGCTGGAGCAGTAGGAGGTACGGGATACGGCGGGGGCGGGGCCCGTGCGGCGCCCGCCCCATGCCTGCGGGCTCAGGCGTCGAGCGCCTCGCGCCACTCCCGTACCGCCGCTGCGTCCACCGGTGCCGACCAGCCGGAGGGGCGGGCCGCCCCGCCGATGTGGAAGGCGTCGATGCCCGCCGCCCGCAGCTGGGGCAGGTGGTGGAGCTGGAGGCCGCCGCCCACCAGGATCTGCGCCTCGTACCCGGGCTCCTGGGTACGGGCGGCCTCCTCCAGGAGCGTCGGGATGCCCGCGTCCACGCCGTCCGGCGAACCCGCCGTGAGGAACGTGTCCAGGCCGGGCAGGTCCGCGAGCTGCTTGCGCACGGCGTCGCGGTCGGCGGCCCGGTCGATCGCGCGGTGGAACGTCCACCGGCAGCCGTCCAGCTCGGCCACGATCCGCTCGACCGCCACCAGGTCGGCATGGCCGTCCTCGTCGAGGAAGCCGAGGACGAACTCGTCGGCGCCCGCCGCCCGCATCTCGCGGGCCTTGCCGATCAGCACGTCGATGTCACCGGCGGCGAACCCGTCGGCCACCCTGAGCATGACGCGCAGCGGGATGTCCACGGCGGACCGGATCGCCGCGAAGGTCTCCCGTGACGGCGTCAGGCCGTCCGCCGCCATGTCGGTGACCAGTTCGAGGCGGTCTGCACCACCCGCCTGGGCGGCGACCGCGTCCTCCGCGTCGAGAGCGATCACCTCCAGGACTGCACGGTTGCTCATGGGTCCCCATTCCTCAGATATACGCGGCTATAGGTCTAGTCCAATGACCAGCCTACGGGGCGGCCGAGTGGCCGCGCAGCCCTCCATCTGAACGCATGATCGCGGAGTTGCGCGACCCGGCCCGGCAGGCGCCCTCCGGCGCGCCTTGCGCTTCATAGGGGTGGGGGGTATACATGGGGAGAGGAAGAGATACCCCCTAGGGGTATTAGGGAGCCGGAGACCGGAGGTCGGAAGACCTCGGAGACCCGGGCACCCCCAGGGACCGTACCGAGGAGGACCCCATGACCACCCGTTCCGCCACCGCCACCCCCTCCGACACCTCCCGCGGTTCCGCCTCCGCCCCTGGCTCCGCCTCCGTCGAGCTGGCCATCGGCGGCATGACCTGCGCCTCCTGCGCGGCCCGGATCGAGAAGAAGCTCAACCGGATGGACGGCGTGGAGGCGACCGTCAACTACGCCACCGAGAAGGCCAAGGTGACGTACCGGGACGACGACGTCTCCGTACAGGATCTGATCTCCACCGTCGAGGCCACCGGCTACACCGCACAGCCACCGCCGCCCCCGGAGACGAGGCAGGGCACCCCGGGCACGGACGAGGCGGAGTCCGAACCCGACGACGGGCTCACCGCCCTGCGCCAGCGCCTGATCACCTCGCTCGTCCTCTCCGTTCCCGTCATCGCGATGGCAATGATCCCGGCCCTCCAGTTCGACAACTGGCAGTGGCTCTCCCTGACCCTCGCCGCCCCCGTCGTCGTCTACGCGGGCTGGCCCTTCCACCGTGCCGCCTGGACCAACCTCAAGCACGGCGCGGCGACGATGGACACGCTGATCTCGGTCGGCACGTCGGCCGCCTTCCTCTGGTCGGTGTGGGCGCTGTTCTTCGGTACGGCGGGCATGACCGGGATGACCCACCCGTTCGAGCTGACCATCGCGCGTACGGACGGCGCCGGGAACATCTACCTCGAAGCCGCCGCCGGGGTGACCGCCTTCATCCTCGCCGGGCGCTGGTTCGAGGCCCGCTCCAAGCGGAAGGCCGGGGCCGCGCTCCGGGCCCTGATGGAGCTGGGCGCGAAGGAGGTCACGCTGCTGCGGGACGGCCGCGAGGTGACCGTGCCGACCGCTGAACTCCAGGTCGGGGACCGGTTCGTGGTCCGGCCCGGGGAGAAGATCGCCACCGACGGCACGGTCATCGAGGGCACTTCCGCTGTGGACGCCTCGATGCTGACGGGTGAGTCCGTGCCGGTGGAGGTCGCCGCCGGAGACACCGTGACCGGCGCGACGATCAACGCCGGCGGCCGCCTCGTCGTCGAAGCCACCCGCATCGGCTCCGACACCCAACTCGCCCGCATGGCCCGCCTGGTGGAGGATGCACAGAACGGCAAGGCCGCAGCCCAACGCCTCGCCGACCGCATCTCCGCCGTCTTCGTCCCCATCGTCATCGCGCTGGCGCTGGGCACCCTCGGCTTCTGGCTCGGCAGCGGCGCCGGACTCACCGCCGCCTTCACCGCAGCCGTCGCCGTCCTCATCATCGCCTGCCCCTGCGCCCTGGGGCTGGCGACCCCGACCGCCCTCATGGTCGGCACCGGCCGGGGCGCCCAGCTCGGCATCCTCATCAAGGGCCCCGAAGTCCTCGAAACCACCCGCCGCGTCGACACCATCGTCCTCGACAAAACCGGCACCGTCACCACCGGCAAGATGACCCTGCTCGACATCCACACCGCCGAGGGGAGCGACGAGAACGACGTCCTGCGACTGGCCGGAGCCATCGAGCACTCCTCCGAACACCCCATCGCCCAGGCCGTCGCAGCAGGAGCCGTCGAGAGGCTGGGCGGGGCCGCCCTCCCCACCCCGGAAAGCTTCGCCAACGTCCCCGGACTCGGCGTCCAGGGCGTGGTGGACGGCCACGCCCTCCTCGTCGGCCGGGAGAAGCTGCTGGCCGAGTGGGTGATCCGGCTGCCGGAGAGCCTGGCCCGCGCCAAGGCCGAGGCCGAGAGCGCCGGGCGGACCGCGATCACGGTCGCCTGGGACGGCGAGGCGCGGGCGGTCCTGGAGGTCGCGGACGCGGTGAAGGAGACCAGCGCCGAGGCCATCGAGCGGCTGCGCGCCCTCGGGCTCACCCCGATCCTCCTCACCGGCGACAACCGGGCCGTCGCGGAGGCGGTCGCCGCCGAGGTCGGCATCGACGCGGAGCAGGTGTACGCGGAGGTCATGCCCGAGGACAAGGTCGACGTCGTCAAGCGCCTCCAGGCGGAGGGCCGGAGCGTCGCCATGGTCGGTGACGGGGTCAACGACGCCGCCGCCCTCGCCCAGGCCGACCTGGGCCTGGCCATGGGCACGGGGACGGACGCCGCGATCGAGGCCGGTGACCTCACCCTCGTACGGGGAGACCTGCGGGCCGCCGCCGACGCCATCCGGCTCGCGCGCCGCACCCTCTCCACGATCCGGACGAACCTGTTCTGGGCCTTCGCCTACAACGTCGGCGCACTGCCGCTGGCAGCGGCGGGGCTGCTCAACCCGATGATCGCCGGGGCCGCGATGGCGTTCTCGTCCGTGTTCGTGGTCGGCAACTCGCTGCGGCTGCGCGGCTTCAAGGGGGCGTGAACAGATACGGGGAAACGTACGCGGCGGGGCTCACGTCCGTACGACGAACCGCACCCGCGTTCCCGGAACCGCCTGCGCCGCCCCGGCGAGGGCGGTTTCCGCCACGACGCCGACGACCGGGTAACCCCCGGTCGTCGGATGGTCGTTGAGGAAGACCACGGGCCGCCCGTCCGGGGGCACCTGGACCGCGCCCAGCACCATGCCCTCGCTGGGCAGTTCACCGTCCCGGGCCCGCTCCAGGGCCGGGCCCTCGGTGCGGAGGCCGATGCGGTTGCTGTGCGGGGAGACCCGGTAGTCGGCGGTGGTGAGCGTACGGAGGGCGGCGGGCGTGAACCACGTGTGGCGCGGGCCGGGATGGAGGGGCAGCACCAGTTCGGCGGGGGCGCCGGGCCAGGGAACAGGGCCTTCGCCGTCCGGTGGCTCCCCGGCCGGTTGCCCCAGGGGCAGCGTGTCGCCCGCGCACAGGGGGGCCGGGCCGAGCCCCGAGAGGAGGTCGGCCGAACGGCTGCCCAGGACCGGTTCCGGCACCAGGCCGCCCGCGAACGCCAGATAGCCGCGTACGCCGTCGACCGCGGGGCCCACATCCAGCACCGCGCCCGCCGGGACCCGGACGGGGGCGCCCCACGCCACCGGCCGCCCGTCGACACTCACCCGGCACCCCGCACCGCCGACGACGGCCACCACGGGCCGGTCGGGGCGGACCGCGCACCCGGTGACCGTGGTCTCCAGAAGGGCGGCGCCCGGCGCATTGCCGACGAGCCGGTTGGCCAGCCGGGCGGCGGGCGCGTCCAGCGCTCCGGCCCGCCCGACGCCGAGATGCGCCCAGCCGGTCCGGCCGGCGTCCTGGACGGTGGTGAGGGCGCCGGGGCGGACGACGTGGAGGAGGCCGTCCGGCCGTACGGAGGTCATCGGCCCGTCTCCGTACGGGACTTGGGTACGGGCCCCGTCGGCTGTGGCGCCGCCTGAACGGGTACGGGGGCGTGTGCGGCTACCGGGGCGTGCGCGGGAACGGCCGCCTGAGGTGCCACCGGCGCGTGCGCGGGCACGAACCGCACCCGGGTCCCCGGCCCCAGCAGCGCCGCCGGTTCCCTGGCCGGGTCCCACAGGGCGGGTGCCGGGTCCGCCAGCCGCCCGATCAGCTGCCAGCCGCCGGGCGAAGGGCGCGGGTACACCCCGGTGTACGGCCCGGCGAGGGCCAGCGCCCCGGCCGGAACCCTCGTACGCGGGGTCGCACGCCGGGGCACATGCAGGCGCTCGGGCAGCCCGGTGAGGTACCCGAACCCGGGCGCGAACCCGCAGAACGCCACCCGGAACGCGGTACGGGAGTGGAGCCCGGGCACCTCGTCGACCCCGACGCCCCAGAGCGCGGCGACCTCCGCCAGATCGGGCCCGTCGTACACGACGGGGATCTCGACGGCGTCCCGCTCCTCCCGGCGCAGGGGCGGGACGGACCAGGAGAGGAGGTCACGGGCGAGGCGGTCGCGGGCGGCGGCGGCCCGGTCGCCGGGGAGCCGGTCACGCGCGGTGGGAACGCAACCGGTGCCCCGTTCGCTGTCCTCGATACCGTCCAGCAGCACGGTCCGCGCGCCCGGCACGATCTCGCGTACGCCGGGAAGTGCGCCCCGCTCGCGGCGGCGGAGCAGCTCGGCGTGGAAGGCCTCGGTCCGTTCCCCGTCGGTGAGTTCGACGAGGAGCGCGTACGGCCCGGCGGGCAGCACCCGTATCCCGTCGGCCTCCGGGGCGTCTCCCCCGGTCACGTGAACGCCTCCACCCGTACGCCCGCCTTCTCCAGCGCGGCCCGGACCCGGCGGGCGATGGCGGCGGCGCCCGGGGTGTCGCCGTGGACGCAGAGCGAGCGGGCCTCGACGGGGACCCGGCCGCCGTCCGCCCCGGTGACCGCCCGGTCGAGCGCCAGGCCGACGCTCCGGCGTACGACCTCGTCGGCGTCGTGCACCACCGCACCCGGTTCGCCGCGCGGGACCAGGGTGCCGCGCGCGG is a genomic window containing:
- a CDS encoding copper homeostasis protein CutC, with the translated sequence MSNRAVLEVIALDAEDAVAAQAGGADRLELVTDMAADGLTPSRETFAAIRSAVDIPLRVMLRVADGFAAGDIDVLIGKAREMRAAGADEFVLGFLDEDGHADLVAVERIVAELDGCRWTFHRAIDRAADRDAVRKQLADLPGLDTFLTAGSPDGVDAGIPTLLEEAARTQEPGYEAQILVGGGLQLHHLPQLRAAGIDAFHIGGAARPSGWSAPVDAAAVREWREALDA
- a CDS encoding 5-oxoprolinase subunit C family protein codes for the protein MTSVRPDGLLHVVRPGALTTVQDAGRTGWAHLGVGRAGALDAPAARLANRLVGNAPGAALLETTVTGCAVRPDRPVVAVVGGAGCRVSVDGRPVAWGAPVRVPAGAVLDVGPAVDGVRGYLAFAGGLVPEPVLGSRSADLLSGLGPAPLCAGDTLPLGQPAGEPPDGEGPVPWPGAPAELVLPLHPGPRHTWFTPAALRTLTTADYRVSPHSNRIGLRTEGPALERARDGELPSEGMVLGAVQVPPDGRPVVFLNDHPTTGGYPVVGVVAETALAGAAQAVPGTRVRFVVRT
- a CDS encoding 5-oxoprolinase subunit B family protein: MTGGDAPEADGIRVLPAGPYALLVELTDGERTEAFHAELLRRRERGALPGVREIVPGARTVLLDGIEDSERGTGCVPTARDRLPGDRAAAARDRLARDLLSWSVPPLRREERDAVEIPVVYDGPDLAEVAALWGVGVDEVPGLHSRTAFRVAFCGFAPGFGYLTGLPERLHVPRRATPRTRVPAGALALAGPYTGVYPRPSPGGWQLIGRLADPAPALWDPAREPAALLGPGTRVRFVPAHAPVAPQAAVPAHAPVAAHAPVPVQAAPQPTGPVPKSRTETGR
- a CDS encoding heavy metal translocating P-type ATPase — translated: MTTRSATATPSDTSRGSASAPGSASVELAIGGMTCASCAARIEKKLNRMDGVEATVNYATEKAKVTYRDDDVSVQDLISTVEATGYTAQPPPPPETRQGTPGTDEAESEPDDGLTALRQRLITSLVLSVPVIAMAMIPALQFDNWQWLSLTLAAPVVVYAGWPFHRAAWTNLKHGAATMDTLISVGTSAAFLWSVWALFFGTAGMTGMTHPFELTIARTDGAGNIYLEAAAGVTAFILAGRWFEARSKRKAGAALRALMELGAKEVTLLRDGREVTVPTAELQVGDRFVVRPGEKIATDGTVIEGTSAVDASMLTGESVPVEVAAGDTVTGATINAGGRLVVEATRIGSDTQLARMARLVEDAQNGKAAAQRLADRISAVFVPIVIALALGTLGFWLGSGAGLTAAFTAAVAVLIIACPCALGLATPTALMVGTGRGAQLGILIKGPEVLETTRRVDTIVLDKTGTVTTGKMTLLDIHTAEGSDENDVLRLAGAIEHSSEHPIAQAVAAGAVERLGGAALPTPESFANVPGLGVQGVVDGHALLVGREKLLAEWVIRLPESLARAKAEAESAGRTAITVAWDGEARAVLEVADAVKETSAEAIERLRALGLTPILLTGDNRAVAEAVAAEVGIDAEQVYAEVMPEDKVDVVKRLQAEGRSVAMVGDGVNDAAALAQADLGLAMGTGTDAAIEAGDLTLVRGDLRAAADAIRLARRTLSTIRTNLFWAFAYNVGALPLAAAGLLNPMIAGAAMAFSSVFVVGNSLRLRGFKGA
- a CDS encoding HelD family protein produces the protein MPAHVAESDSTPDPTGTPDSTSITSTTGTTPDPSGPTDPTDPLAHERAHLAASRAALRAMREDVQALDISDVTANWVNAAVLQSQIDDRIKALADLSHTPLFFGRLDYLHAVGGELAEGAEGERFYIGRRHVHDAAGDPMVIDWRAPVSQPYYQASPKDPQDVGLRRRFGYTAGELTAYEDEHLTDPAEIAHTSRLLQAEIERPRVGPMRDIVATIQPEQDEIVRSGLGGTVCVQGGPGTGKTAVGLHRVAFLLYAHRERLARTGTLVIGPNRSFLHYIEQVLPALGELEVKQATVDDLVTAGVEVRGTDDAAAAVVKGDARMAEVLRRAIRSHVTRPTEPVVVVRGSRRWRVPAYEIEEMVDELLARDMRYGSAHEALPQRIAHAVLVRMEEAGEAPDDRVQNTVARNPAVKAAVKAIWPAVDPEKLVLRLLADPEFLAAHAEGLLSEDEQKLILWAKPARSVRSARWSAADAVLIDEARDLVARTHSLGHVVLDEAQDLSPMQYRAVGRRCSTGSATVLGDLAQGTTPWSTESWDEALFHLGKADAVVEELTAGFRVPREVIAYASRLLPAISPGLAAVESVRESPGSLVVREVPSAEELDAGVVGACEESLRHEGSIGLIAADARIPALGAALEAAGHAYLSPGEETTAESRLTLVPASLAKGLEYDYVVLDEPAAVVDGEPDERTGLRRLYVALTRAVSGLTVVHAAALPEALEQ
- a CDS encoding peptidase C39 family protein — its product is MRAAAGESWVDAHLLPVPDASLDAMSLLGEDRVRGAVLIGPG
- a CDS encoding DNA repair helicase XPB codes for the protein MSCLIVQSDKTLLLEVDHELAEACRRAIAPFAELERAPEHIHTYRVTPLGLWNARAAGHDAEQVVDALVEYSRYPVPHALLVDIAETMARYGRLTLSKHPVHGLVLTTTDRPVLEEILRSKKVQPLVGARIDPDTVAVHPSERGQVKQTLLKLGWPAEDLAGYVDGEAHPIELAEDGWALRPYQKQAVEGFWHGGSGVVVLPCGAGKTLVGAGAMAEAKATTLILVTNTVSARQWKHELVKRTSLTEDEIGEYSGTKKEIRPVTIATYQVLTTRRKGIYPHLELFDSRDWGLVVYDEVHLLPAPVFKFTADLQARRRLGLTATLVREDGRESDVFSLIGPKRFDAPWKEIEAQGYIAPADCVEVRVNLTDSERLAYATAEAEEKYRFCATTATKRKVTEALVRKHRGEQTLVIGQYIDQLDELGEHLDAPVIKGETSNAQREKLFDAFRNGEISVLVVSKVANFSIDLPEATVAIQVSGTFGSRQEEAQRLGRVLRPKADGHEARFYSVVARDTIDQDFAAHRQRFLAEQGYAYRIVDADELLAES